The Helianthus annuus cultivar XRQ/B chromosome 11, HanXRQr2.0-SUNRISE, whole genome shotgun sequence region atgtCACGAAACCAAAAATAATGCCCTAAATCGTCAATTTAACAACAATGAAACCGTCATTCGTTATAACAACAGTTTTATGTCACAAAATCGTCGATCCGTAAACCGACAATGAAATTGAGAAATAATTTATGTATCCACACGAAAAATAAATTCTATAACAAGAAAACCACAACAATCATCGCGTATACGAAAAGGTAAACCGATGCACGCGAAGCCGACGACGAGTATGTCCCGACTATCTGGATATTAAAACTGCAAGTCGGGGTCGAGATATTATCCGTCGTGATCCTAGCCAAACCTTGAAACATACACGCCGCTTCGTTTTGATTTTGCGCCTGAAAATACGCATTAAACGCGTACGAAGCATTCGCATTTGCATCCAACCCGTTACACGAAGAACCATACCCGAGCGGTGTACAATCAGCAAAAGTACAAGCGTAGTTAATGTTTTCCCCAAGTTTGCTCAAATCTTTTGCATCCGGGTTAAACTCGCACCACTGTTTCTCTAAATAACGCACGTTCTGGGCCGGTACCAAAAGAGAGTTTTGCCCCCGACCCGAAATATCCATCCCAAACTTGGGCTGCCCGTCGTATCTAAAAATACCCCAATGCCGTTCGAAGCTGCCCGGGGCGATGCTTTTTGCATCCTCATCAATGAGCCCGAAAAGGTAAACTTCTATTGCCCCGGGCCGAAGCGGGGTCCCTTTGTTGGCGGCGAGGCGGGGTAAAAGCCCGTTATAGAACCGATACGCCATATTAATATTGGCGTTTTTATCACCGTCAGTCGGCCACCCGACCTCCCCGACAATAATCGGCATGTCAGCGTGACCTGCCGCCTTTAACGCCGACACTAACGTGTCGTAATTGGCGTCGAACACGTTGGTGTATTGTATCCCGTTATCGACCACGGGTTGTGGTGCACCGTCAAAGAAGGCGAAATCGACCGGGAAGTGTTCGTTTCCGTAAAGACTTAAGAAGGGGTATATGTTAACGGTGAAGGGTGCGTTATTTTTGGCTAGGAACTGGACCATCTCGACCATTTGGTCGTTTATGTCGGGCCGGAAGCGGCCCGCGGATGGGACCGGGTTGTCGTCTGGGGAACCGTAAACATCCGCGTTTGAGGGTACTGTTGCTTTGATCTTGTCGCCATACCCGGCCTCATTAATGGCATTTTGGATATTTTGGAGTGCTGGGAAGGTTGTTTTGGAAAATGACCCATTATATGTTTTAAGAAATGGCTCATTGCCAACAGCAACATATCTGTTACAAACACAAAATTAAAAAAGAATTAAAACACATGAGTAATATACATATACAACCCTATATGTCACTATAATACAACTCATGACAACTTCTTTACATTTAAGTTTTTATAATTGAAGAGTCCACTAAAGATATCATTTTTAAAAACTGGATAACGtcattaattaataaaaaactaGAATTTAGGTCCCGCGCTTTATGGCGGGACTGTTGAACCGAACAAAAAGTAGACGTATAATGGTCGGCTTGGCCAGTTTAAAATACGTACAGTCCAGTTTACGGTTGGGTTCACAGTTTGACGGTATACTATATAAAACTCGAACACCTAGTTACGAGTTGTGCCCAAAATTTTCGTCAAAACCGGTCAACCCGCTTAATCCGACCAGGTAGGTTAAGTGTCCTTTTCATTCACCGAAAAAACACGGTCACAACATCAACACGTGACAAATCAATAAGTACAACTAGCTAAACCACAAATCCTTTCTCTTAGGTCCCtatcacttttccaaaaatcgaattactaaactgacaaaatggtcCCTACGGTTTTGTCACTTTATTCAATTTTGTTGGTTTTTTCATCTAAAATCAAAATCTTATCAGATTTTTCAATTAACATCAAGTTTTTTTTTGTCTTAATCCTCCTTTTCAATTAAGGGCAAAATAgacttttaatgttttattataacaaattaaaaaaaaatttaacaattttgcCCTCGTTAAAAAGgagaaaaaaacacaaaaaaaatgaatgttaactgaaaaatctgaccagattttgattttagatgaaaatgaaaacaaaactgaaaccacatTAACcacagatttaaaaattttgaattttagatTAAAGTGAAAAAAATGACCGATCCTCAAaccattttagcagtttactctaacAAAACACAATAAAACGTACAACTTCTAATGCGCTAGGTACAACCCACCACACCTTCATTAGTCAAAACTTCCTTTCAGCCCTACAAAAACAAAGTACCATCTTCTATCCACAGTACAACTCCTAATGCACAACGTACAACATCTAATGCACAAAAACTCAAATCACACAAAAAAACTTACTTGATATCAACACCGCCGTTAAAATTATACCGAGTAATATTCCGTTGAACAAACTTCTTAGCTCGGCTATAATCATTCATATCCAGTAGCATATCATTCGGTATAGCAATCATAACTTCAATCCCGGAGCCGGCTAGCGCGCTCATAGTCGACGGCTCGGCTTCAAACAGCTTCACTTTATTTATCCCGTTATCTTTCATCATCTGCACCACCGTTTTCGGATCCATCTTATGAGTCGCCATAGTTCCCCAGTTTACCCCCAGCCCCTGCACTTCTAAACTCATCCAAAACAGGCCCATCAAGTATACCCAAATTACACTTTTCACCCCTgacattttttttgttaatttcaCGGCGACTGAGAAAACTGAAAACTGCCGGAAATTAATATTGATTGAatacaaatcagatctaaattgGGGTTTCTTTAATACAGACAGatggatgtttttttttttttttgtgtgtgtgtgtgtgtggtgggggGTTGAGGAAGAAGTAGGGGAAAGTAAATAGGCAATGAATGGTTTTTATTGTAGAGATGAGAATTTGAAATTGAAGTTGAAGAAAGGAACGTT contains the following coding sequences:
- the LOC110930802 gene encoding glucan endo-1,3-beta-glucosidase 8 codes for the protein MSGVKSVIWVYLMGLFWMSLEVQGLGVNWGTMATHKMDPKTVVQMMKDNGINKVKLFEAEPSTMSALAGSGIEVMIAIPNDMLLDMNDYSRAKKFVQRNITRYNFNGGVDIKYVAVGNEPFLKTYNGSFSKTTFPALQNIQNAINEAGYGDKIKATVPSNADVYGSPDDNPVPSAGRFRPDINDQMVEMVQFLAKNNAPFTVNIYPFLSLYGNEHFPVDFAFFDGAPQPVVDNGIQYTNVFDANYDTLVSALKAAGHADMPIIVGEVGWPTDGDKNANINMAYRFYNGLLPRLAANKGTPLRPGAIEVYLFGLIDEDAKSIAPGSFERHWGIFRYDGQPKFGMDISGRGQNSLLVPAQNVRYLEKQWCEFNPDAKDLSKLGENINYACTFADCTPLGYGSSCNGLDANANASYAFNAYFQAQNQNEAACMFQGLARITTDNISTPTCSFNIQIVGTYSSSASRASVYLFVYAMIVVVFLL